In Aegilops tauschii subsp. strangulata cultivar AL8/78 chromosome 3, Aet v6.0, whole genome shotgun sequence, one genomic interval encodes:
- the LOC120976749 gene encoding uncharacterized protein, with the protein MAVLENAVLASQLAEARRMGEETRSTAASAAQEAAREKVVLAAQAADRGEALASSRRDLEAVRQQVASLHGRLVTVATERDRLLAIARDRDTELTAACSELEELHSRRAKDAAVVNEALTQHEELMALTQRLAEGAIGKVTELKLSSPVADRIRRAILEKDVAQQLLIQAVVQTLEALEVSDEGSLVERIGGPQGLPGSEEWTWPTSWSTE; encoded by the exons ATGGCCGTGTTGGAGAACGCGGTCCTTGCGTCGCAGCTGGCCGAGGCCCGCCGGATGGGCGAAGAGACCCGGTCTACCGCCGCGTCCGCCGCACAGGAGGCTGCCCGCGAGAAGGTCGTCTTGGCGGCGCAGGCGGCGGACCGGGGTGAGGCCCTGGCGAGCTCCCGCCGCGACCTCGAGGCCGTCAGGCAACAAGTCGCctctcttcatggccggcttgtCACTGTGGCCACGGAGAGGGACCGGCTTCTGGCTATTGCCCGCGATCGCGATACGGAGCTCACCG CCGCGTGCTCGGAACTTGAAGAGCTGCACTCCCGACGAGCAAAGGATGCCGCCGTGGTGAACGAGGCCCTCACCCAGCATGAGGAGCTGATGGCGCTCACGCAGCGGCTCGCCGAGGGTGCAATAG GAAAAGTCACGGAGCTCAAGCTGTCTAGCCCGGTGGCTGACAGGATCCGTCGAGCAATCCTGGAGAAGGATGTGGCCCAGCAATTGCTTATCCAGGCTGTCGTGCAGACGTTGGAGGCGCTCGAGGTCAGCGACGAGGGCTCGTTGGTCGAGCGTATCGGCGGACCCCAGGGTTTGCCCGGGAGCGAGGAATGGACATGGCCTACCAGCTGGTCCACTGAGTGA